A genomic window from Montipora capricornis isolate CH-2021 chromosome 8, ASM3666992v2, whole genome shotgun sequence includes:
- the LOC138013781 gene encoding uncharacterized protein, with product MILPVWLYHRSKPEAAVQVYAVSDDQSDTCFITEETRKTLGLEGPEIPLELGTMHSVETVSTQRLKGLVISSYDKGENIELPKTYSRDQIPSRREQIPRPETALRYKHLASIADDLTPYHENLKVGLLIGNNCVRAIKPQSLVTGKPSEPYSIRTALGWGVVGAPSGRDNGDDNDTTPYASCHRIATREIANDSQSPTRFVTPTPYKEVMTPHAILRMFEQDFSERQERHNREMSQEDKRFIEITTSGIHKTDDGHYEMPLPFRDQMISMLCNRKLAETRLEQLRKSFLKNPRYKKDYVAFVEKMLEEGHAEKAPSEYKMVWYIPHHGVYHPKKPEKTRVVFDCSAEFQGHFLNRHLLQGPDLTNSLKGVLCRFRQDKVALACDIEGMFHQVRVNEEHRDYLRFLWWDKGNITKEPEEYRMRVHLFGATSSPGRVNLALRQAAQDGESVHGAEAATFVKENFYVDDGLVSTATIESAISLVKKGAELCRSGGFHLHKLTSNEREVIESIPEEDRAKNIKNLDLNTDALLPERVLGVEWCMESDTFQFRIALKDRYPVFGKLDLRPTRICRTFPTPR from the coding sequence ATGATACTACCCGTCTGGCTGTATCACCGAAGCAAACCCGAAGCTGCTGTGCAGGTATACGCCGTCTCAGATGACCAGAGTGACACATGCTTCATAACCGAAGAAACGCGCAAGACCCTAGGCCTAGAGGGTCCTGAAATACCTCTGGAACTAGGAACCATGCACTCCGTAGAGACTGTAAGCACCCAAAGGCTCAAAGGCCTAGTTATTTCAAGTTACGACAAGGGTGAGAACATAGAACTTCCGAAGACCTACTCAAGAGATCAAATCCCATCCCGCCGAGAACAGATTCCTCGCCCTGAGACTGCACTTAGGTACAAACACCTCGCTTCTATTGCGGATGACCTTACCCCTTACCATGAAAATCTTAAGGTGGGACTCCTCATCGGAAACAACTGCGTCCGTGCTATAAAGCCTCAAAGTCTTGTTACAGGGAAGCCTTCAGAGCCATATTCAATAAGAACGGCCTTGGGTTGGGGAGTGGTTGGTGCCCCAAGTGGTCGCGATAACGGTGATGATAATGATACTACGCCATATGCAAGCTGTCATAGGATAGCCACGAGAGAGATTGCTAACGACAGTCAATCACCCACCCGATTCGTGACCCCGACGCCATATAAGGAAGTAATGACACCGCATGCTATCCTACGCATGTTCGAGCAGGATTTCTCTGAAAGGCAAGAGCGCCACAACAGAGAGATGTCCCAAGAAGACAAGAGATTCATCGAGATAACAACTAGCGGCATCCATAAAACAGATGACGGCCATTATGAGATGCCGCTTCCATTCCGTGACCAAATGATCAGCATGCTTTGCAACCGGAAGCTAGCAGAGACACGGCTGGAACAGCTGAGGAAGAGTTTTTTAAAGAATCCAAGGTATAAGAAAGACTACGTAGCCTTTGTAGAGAAGATGCTTGAAGAGGGTCATGCTGAGAAGGCTCCATCAGAGTACAAGATGGTGTGGTATATTCCCCATCATGGAGTCTACCACCCCAAGAAACCAGAGAAAACACGCGTAGTTTTCGATTGTTCGGCTGAATTTCAAGGCCACTTTCTTAACCGTCACCTTTTGCAAGGACCAGATTTGACGAATTCCTTAAAAGGGGTCCTGTGCCGTTTCCGACAAGACAAGGTAGCGCTTGCGTGCGACATCGAAGGGATGTTTCACCAGGTGCGCGTAAATGAAGAACATCGCGACTACCTCCGTTTTCTGTGGTGGGATAAGGGGAATATAACGAAGGAACCCGAGGAGTATCGAATGCGAGTGCATCTGTTCGGAGCAACATCGTCTCCAGGCCGTGTGAACTTGGCCCTTCGACAAGCAGCTCAAGATGGTGAGAGCGTTCACGGAGCCGAGGCAGCTACGTTCGTCAAGGAAAACTTCTATGTTGATGATGGCCTGGTTTCGACAGCCACAATCGAGAGTGCTATCTCTCTAGTGAAGAAGGGAGCGGAGTTGTGCAGGAGTGGAGGTTTTCACCTGCATAAGCTTACTTCTAACGAAAGAGAAGTGATTGAGTCAATCCCAGAAGAAGACCGAGCAAAGAACATCAAGAACCTCGACCTGAACACCGATGCGCTACTGCCCGAACGTGTCCTGGGTGTGGAATGGTGCATGGAGAGCGACACCTTTCAATTCCGAATCGCACTAAAGGACAGGTATCCTGTCTTCGGTAAGCTCGATCTACGACCCACTAGGATTTGCCGCACCTTTCCTACTCCGCGGTAA